In Lactococcus paracarnosus, a genomic segment contains:
- a CDS encoding ABC transporter substrate-binding protein: protein MKKMMIIAMLGLSALTLAACGEKKSDSTTENSSQSAKTAYPLTIKNYKKVVGNSSTGDASWPETTQTFKQAPKKVVANTRPMAELLLHLGLEKSIAGVGAVFGEKDTSVEKEFDKLKDLGDNYITQETALSVNPDFVFGRGGLFEKSEWGVGTVESLNEMQIPTYITKTSITGGTFDSIYGDIDNLGKIFDVKPAADKFKGELKTQEANLKERLKPVKKTQTFAYIHSNDPADINGYSVTGDTFSVSLFKMLKLKQAYDVPTGTVSLEKIIESDPDIIIIPKWDDTDNAEKTVKGLYKSDKVSNLKAIKNKKVYILNYNYMFGYGYQSLAGFDAFAKQVYPELSK, encoded by the coding sequence ATGAAAAAAATGATGATTATCGCCATGTTGGGCTTATCAGCACTTACATTAGCAGCATGTGGTGAAAAAAAGTCGGACAGTACGACTGAAAATAGCAGCCAGTCTGCAAAAACAGCCTACCCGCTAACCATCAAGAACTATAAGAAAGTCGTTGGCAATAGTTCAACTGGTGATGCAAGCTGGCCAGAAACGACGCAAACTTTTAAGCAAGCACCTAAAAAAGTTGTTGCTAATACCAGACCTATGGCTGAATTACTCCTCCATCTTGGTCTAGAGAAGTCGATTGCGGGTGTGGGTGCAGTTTTTGGTGAAAAAGATACCAGTGTTGAAAAAGAATTTGATAAATTAAAAGATTTAGGTGATAACTATATCACGCAAGAAACAGCTTTGTCAGTTAATCCAGACTTTGTATTTGGTCGTGGCGGTTTGTTTGAAAAATCTGAATGGGGTGTTGGAACGGTAGAATCGCTTAATGAGATGCAAATTCCAACCTATATCACGAAAACATCGATTACAGGTGGCACTTTTGATTCTATCTATGGCGATATTGATAATTTAGGTAAGATCTTTGATGTAAAGCCTGCAGCTGACAAGTTTAAAGGTGAGTTGAAAACACAGGAAGCAAATTTAAAAGAACGCTTGAAACCCGTGAAAAAAACGCAAACCTTTGCCTATATTCATTCCAATGATCCAGCAGATATCAACGGCTATTCTGTAACAGGTGACACTTTCTCAGTCAGTCTCTTTAAAATGTTGAAACTAAAACAAGCCTATGATGTGCCCACAGGTACAGTAAGCCTTGAAAAAATCATCGAATCTGATCCCGATATTATCATCATTCCTAAATGGGATGATACGGATAATGCTGAAAAAACAGTTAAGGGTCTATATAAGAGTGATAAGGTATCAAATCTAAAAGCAATCAAAAATAAGAAAGTCTATATCCTAAACTATAACTACATGTTTGGTTATGGCTACCAATCTCTAGCAGGTTTTGATGCATTTGCTAAACAAGTTTATCCTGAATTAAGCAAGTAA
- a CDS encoding NAD(P)/FAD-dependent oxidoreductase, with protein sequence MTKEMYDVVIVGGGPAGLYSSFSCGMRQLNVKLIEASATLGGRLPLYQEQFIWDLGGAQGQLASDIAANLIAGAKQFPTEIVLDQKVAIIRKEETGFSLTTQDNLTTYAKTVILASSLGIIQPRKLKIAGSDSYSNLHYLVVDVIKFRAYANQTVLLYGNPDSISDYAILLQNVAKSVILVTKKSELPNSEQFLDNVSIFTKTELTSFKADEQVITSVILSDGQELLVSHVFVHLGMKRETSAITFDNFEVATVDQHGHAFIQNQSDTTTDVPGLFVVGDLGGYSGKNYMLAACLAEGAEAAAQVAIHLDETAQRQLIVSTHNDIFKEKNDARRLTYFN encoded by the coding sequence ATGACCAAAGAAATGTATGATGTTGTCATTGTCGGTGGAGGGCCAGCTGGTCTTTATAGCAGTTTTTCATGTGGGATGCGACAGCTGAATGTGAAACTGATTGAAGCAAGTGCAACATTAGGCGGTCGACTACCACTCTATCAAGAACAGTTTATCTGGGATTTAGGTGGCGCACAAGGTCAATTAGCAAGTGATATCGCAGCTAATTTGATAGCTGGTGCCAAGCAGTTTCCGACAGAAATCGTCCTGGATCAAAAAGTAGCGATTATCAGAAAAGAAGAGACGGGATTCAGTTTAACGACACAAGATAATCTGACGACTTATGCTAAGACGGTTATTTTGGCGAGTTCGCTTGGGATTATTCAGCCTAGAAAACTGAAAATTGCTGGATCCGATAGCTATTCAAATTTACATTACTTAGTCGTTGACGTAATTAAGTTTAGGGCGTATGCCAATCAAACAGTCTTACTCTATGGGAATCCTGACAGTATTTCAGACTATGCCATCCTCTTACAAAACGTAGCAAAATCAGTCATCCTTGTGACTAAAAAATCTGAACTGCCAAACTCAGAACAGTTTTTGGATAATGTCAGCATCTTTACTAAAACTGAATTGACTAGCTTTAAAGCTGATGAACAAGTTATCACAAGCGTCATCCTGTCTGATGGGCAAGAGTTGCTGGTGTCACATGTCTTTGTCCATCTAGGGATGAAACGTGAAACAAGTGCGATAACCTTTGACAATTTTGAGGTTGCAACAGTTGACCAACACGGTCATGCCTTTATTCAGAATCAGTCAGATACAACAACTGATGTACCAGGATTATTTGTCGTCGGGGATTTGGGTGGCTATTCAGGTAAAAATTACATGCTTGCTGCCTGCCTGGCTGAAGGAGCTGAAGCAGCTGCACAGGTCGCAATCCATTTGGATGAGACAGCACAAAGACAACTGATTGTATCTACGCATAACGATATCTTTAAAGAGAAGAATGATGCACGACGCTTAACCTATTTTAACTAA
- a CDS encoding phosphate ABC transporter substrate-binding protein yields MKKTLLVTVAAVSLLALAACGQKSSDTTGKSSESKTEKITVAGSTALQPLVEANVESFTQENTNLQITVQGGGSGLGLSQVSTGAIQIGNSDLFAEEKNKDLAAKVKDHKVAVVGFAPIVNKDIKTDNLTTEQLKDIFSGKVTNWKEVGGQDQKITIINRAEGSGTRFNFEKYGLDNTQVVKASEQDSSGAVVQMVSQTPGAISYVAFSNIKDTVKALEIDKVKPTEKNVATNDWKIWSYEHMYTQKENTTEGQEKFIKAVTSNKKLLEKLGYLAIDDMKVSRDQDGKIK; encoded by the coding sequence ATGAAAAAAACACTTTTGGTAACAGTAGCAGCCGTATCTTTGTTAGCTCTTGCAGCATGTGGTCAAAAATCGTCTGACACTACTGGGAAGTCGTCAGAATCAAAGACTGAAAAAATAACAGTTGCTGGTTCAACTGCATTGCAACCATTGGTTGAAGCTAACGTTGAAAGCTTTACACAAGAAAATACAAACTTACAAATCACTGTACAAGGTGGCGGATCTGGTCTTGGTTTATCACAAGTATCGACTGGTGCTATCCAAATTGGGAATTCTGACCTCTTTGCTGAAGAAAAGAATAAAGACTTGGCAGCTAAAGTGAAAGACCATAAAGTAGCCGTTGTTGGGTTTGCACCGATTGTTAATAAAGACATTAAAACTGATAATCTGACAACTGAACAACTCAAAGATATCTTCTCAGGTAAAGTAACAAACTGGAAAGAAGTTGGCGGACAAGATCAAAAAATTACAATCATTAACCGTGCTGAAGGATCTGGTACACGGTTTAACTTTGAAAAATACGGTCTTGACAATACACAAGTTGTCAAAGCAAGCGAACAAGATTCGTCTGGTGCCGTTGTCCAAATGGTCTCTCAAACACCAGGTGCAATCAGCTATGTTGCCTTCTCAAATATCAAGGATACTGTAAAAGCACTTGAAATTGATAAAGTAAAACCAACTGAGAAAAATGTTGCAACAAATGATTGGAAAATCTGGTCATACGAGCATATGTATACACAAAAAGAAAATACAACTGAAGGTCAAGAAAAATTCATTAAAGCAGTTACTAGTAATAAAAAATTACTTGAAAAACTTGGCTACCTTGCAATCGACGATATGAAAGTATCTCGTGATCAAGATGGTAAAATTAAATAA
- a CDS encoding phosphate ABC transporter substrate-binding protein PstS family protein, with product MRKKTLLLVSLLAFVAIGSGCAKWIEKGESITAVGSSALQPLVESAAETFAQKNPGKFINVQGGGSGTGLSQVQSGAVQIGNSDLFAEEKSGIDAKKLVDHKVAVVGITPIVNKNVGIKVLTTDQLRQIFTGEISNWQALGGNDQKIVLINRASGSGTRTTFERWIMNGKESKNSQEQDSSGMVKSIVAQTPGAISYLAFSNVDTSVTKVSLDGYDPTTANVATNKWPIWAYEHMYTKGQPESLTKAFIDDVLSDTVQKTLVKKMGYISINEMQIDRDASGRVTNK from the coding sequence ATGAGGAAAAAAACACTGCTTTTGGTATCACTCTTGGCTTTTGTTGCCATAGGATCTGGTTGTGCCAAGTGGATAGAAAAAGGGGAATCAATTACGGCTGTAGGTTCTAGTGCCTTACAGCCTTTAGTTGAGTCTGCTGCCGAAACATTTGCCCAAAAGAACCCAGGTAAGTTTATCAACGTTCAAGGTGGCGGTTCTGGAACTGGTTTGTCACAAGTTCAGTCTGGTGCTGTTCAAATCGGTAATTCTGATTTGTTTGCCGAAGAAAAATCTGGTATTGATGCTAAAAAATTAGTAGATCATAAAGTTGCGGTTGTTGGTATTACGCCAATCGTCAATAAAAATGTTGGCATAAAAGTCCTAACAACAGATCAGTTGCGTCAAATTTTTACAGGTGAAATTAGCAACTGGCAGGCGCTAGGTGGCAATGATCAGAAAATTGTTTTGATCAACCGAGCAAGTGGTTCAGGAACACGGACGACGTTTGAACGATGGATTATGAACGGTAAAGAATCTAAGAATTCACAAGAACAGGATTCGTCTGGTATGGTTAAATCTATCGTTGCGCAAACACCAGGTGCCATTAGTTACCTCGCTTTCTCAAATGTGGATACGTCTGTAACAAAAGTATCACTTGATGGCTATGACCCAACGACAGCTAATGTTGCGACAAATAAATGGCCGATTTGGGCGTATGAACATATGTATACTAAAGGCCAACCAGAAAGTTTGACTAAGGCATTTATAGATGATGTCTTGTCTGACACTGTACAGAAAACACTTGTTAAAAAAATGGGTTATATTTCCATTAATGAGATGCAAATCGACCGAGATGCTAGTGGTCGTGTGACAAACAAATAA
- the pstC gene encoding phosphate ABC transporter permease subunit PstC: protein MEKQTIQEKLLSKSKNSQLEKFGKTITFLCIALIVFVVAMIFFFVAQKGLSTFFVDKINPFKFLFGTSWNPSGLGPDGKPLVGALPMIAGSLIVTLLSAILATPFAIGAAVFMTEISPNRGAKLLQPVIELLVGIPSVVYGFIGLTVVVPVIRGIFGGTGFGLLSGVFVLFVMILPTVTSMTVDALRAVPGFYKEASLGLGATRWQTISRVLLRAATPGILTAVVFGMARAFGEALAIQMVVGNAAILPTSLTSPASTLTSVLTQGIGNTIMGTVQNNVLWSLALILLLMSLLFNIGMRAIAKRGRL from the coding sequence ATGGAAAAACAAACTATTCAAGAAAAGTTACTGTCTAAATCAAAGAACTCTCAACTAGAAAAATTTGGCAAAACAATTACCTTTCTTTGTATTGCACTCATTGTATTTGTCGTTGCCATGATTTTCTTTTTTGTTGCACAAAAAGGGCTATCGACTTTCTTTGTTGACAAGATCAATCCATTCAAATTTTTGTTTGGTACGTCTTGGAATCCTTCTGGACTTGGTCCGGATGGGAAGCCTTTAGTTGGTGCCTTACCCATGATTGCAGGCTCACTGATTGTGACATTGCTATCAGCGATTTTAGCAACACCGTTTGCAATCGGTGCAGCAGTCTTTATGACGGAAATCTCACCAAATCGTGGTGCAAAATTACTACAACCAGTTATCGAATTACTTGTCGGTATCCCATCAGTTGTCTATGGATTTATTGGTTTGACAGTTGTCGTACCAGTCATCCGAGGTATTTTTGGTGGCACTGGTTTCGGCCTACTATCAGGGGTATTCGTCCTATTTGTCATGATCTTACCAACAGTAACATCGATGACAGTGGATGCCTTGCGAGCAGTTCCAGGATTTTACAAAGAAGCGTCGCTTGGTTTGGGTGCGACAAGATGGCAAACGATTTCACGTGTCTTACTTCGCGCTGCAACACCTGGTATCTTAACAGCAGTTGTCTTTGGGATGGCGAGAGCCTTCGGTGAAGCCTTAGCGATTCAGATGGTTGTCGGTAATGCTGCGATTTTACCAACGAGCTTGACATCTCCAGCTTCAACATTAACATCAGTTTTGACACAAGGTATCGGTAATACCATCATGGGGACAGTTCAAAATAATGTCTTATGGTCGTTAGCGCTTATTCTATTATTGATGTCACTACTATTTAACATCGGTATGCGCGCAATTGCTAAGAGAGGAAGATTATAA
- the pstA gene encoding phosphate ABC transporter permease PstA — translation MNPKKVDKIATNVLYGISGIIVIILASLLLYILVRGLPHISWHFLTSPSKAYEVGGGIGIQLFNSIFLLIITMIISFPLSLGAGIYLSEYANQNSWLTNLVRTAIEILSSLPSVVVGLFGFLIFVVQLGYGFSIISGALALTVFNLPLMTRNVEESLKAVHHTQREGGLALGLSRWETVLHVIVPEALPGIITGVVLSSGRIFGEAAALIYTAGQSAPALNWSNWNPMSVSSPISIFRQAETLAVHIWKVNGEGTVPDGAAVSAGASAVLIIFVLLFNFGARFIGKKIHSKLTAS, via the coding sequence ATGAACCCTAAGAAAGTTGATAAAATAGCAACAAATGTCCTCTATGGCATATCAGGCATTATTGTGATTATTCTTGCGTCTTTACTACTCTATATTTTAGTTCGAGGCTTACCCCATATTTCTTGGCATTTCTTAACGAGTCCGTCAAAAGCGTATGAAGTCGGTGGCGGTATCGGTATTCAACTCTTTAATAGTATTTTTCTATTAATCATTACGATGATCATCTCTTTTCCTCTTTCGCTTGGTGCTGGGATTTATCTATCCGAGTACGCTAACCAAAATTCTTGGTTAACTAACTTGGTCAGAACAGCGATTGAAATATTGAGTTCACTGCCTTCAGTTGTCGTCGGGCTCTTTGGTTTCTTAATCTTTGTGGTCCAATTAGGCTACGGCTTCTCGATCATTTCAGGGGCGCTTGCTTTAACTGTCTTTAATCTACCTTTGATGACGCGTAATGTAGAGGAGTCTTTAAAAGCGGTCCATCACACACAACGTGAGGGTGGTTTAGCTTTAGGCTTATCACGCTGGGAAACTGTCTTACATGTTATCGTGCCTGAAGCACTACCCGGGATCATTACAGGCGTTGTCCTGTCTTCTGGCCGTATATTCGGTGAGGCTGCTGCGCTGATCTATACAGCAGGTCAATCTGCTCCGGCCCTTAACTGGTCAAACTGGAATCCCATGTCTGTTAGCTCACCCATTTCTATCTTCCGACAAGCTGAAACATTGGCCGTGCATATCTGGAAAGTAAATGGAGAAGGTACAGTACCAGATGGTGCAGCTGTCTCTGCAGGTGCAAGTGCTGTCCTCATCATCTTTGTCCTCCTATTTAATTTTGGCGCACGGTTTATCGGCAAAAAAATTCATAGCAAGTTGACAGCGTCGTAA
- the pstB gene encoding phosphate ABC transporter ATP-binding protein PstB, translating to MATYDWQERHIIDLAGKEIALETKDLHVYYGTNESIKGIDMKFEKNKITALIGPSGSGKSTYLRSLNRMNDTIPIAKVTGEINYQGVDVNKQNVNVYEMRKHIGMVFQRPNPFSKSIYRNITFALERQGIKDKKLLDEAVETSLRQAALWEQVKDDLNKSALALSGGQQQRLCIARAIAVKPDILLMDEPASALDPISTMQLEETMMTLKKDYTIIIVTHNMQQAARASDYTGFFYSGDLIEYDKTKKVFTLPELKSTGDYVSGHFG from the coding sequence ATGGCAACTTATGACTGGCAAGAACGTCACATCATCGACCTTGCAGGCAAGGAAATAGCACTTGAAACAAAAGACTTACATGTTTACTACGGGACTAATGAGTCAATCAAGGGCATCGACATGAAGTTTGAGAAAAACAAGATTACAGCACTTATTGGCCCATCAGGTTCTGGTAAGTCAACTTATCTTCGGAGTTTGAATCGGATGAATGATACGATTCCGATTGCAAAAGTAACAGGTGAGATTAACTACCAGGGTGTTGACGTTAATAAACAAAATGTTAATGTCTACGAAATGCGCAAGCACATCGGCATGGTTTTCCAAAGACCCAATCCATTTTCAAAATCAATTTATCGTAATATCACCTTTGCTTTAGAGCGTCAAGGGATTAAAGATAAGAAACTTTTAGACGAAGCTGTAGAGACGTCACTGAGACAAGCAGCATTATGGGAACAAGTTAAGGATGATTTGAATAAGTCGGCCTTAGCCCTATCTGGTGGACAGCAACAACGTCTGTGTATCGCACGTGCCATCGCGGTTAAGCCAGATATCTTATTGATGGATGAACCGGCGTCAGCACTTGACCCAATCTCTACCATGCAATTAGAAGAAACGATGATGACCTTGAAAAAAGACTATACCATCATTATCGTGACGCATAATATGCAACAGGCAGCAAGGGCTAGCGACTACACAGGCTTCTTCTACTCGGGAGATTTGATAGAATATGATAAAACGAAGAAAGTATTCACGCTTCCCGAACTAAAATCTACTGGGGATTACGTATCTGGACATTTTGGATAA
- the pstB gene encoding phosphate ABC transporter ATP-binding protein PstB, which translates to MTEPILEVKDLSLFYGKKQSLFNINMDFYPGEITALIGPSGSGKSTLVRSINRMNDLVSSAKVTGKIMYKEQDIYSSKTDMVELRKEIGMVFQQPNPFPFSIYENVIYGLRLKGIKDKAVLDEAVEESLKAANIWDEVKDKLHSSALGLSGGQQQRVCIARVLAVNPKILLLDEPTSALDPISAGKIEKMLLDLKEKYTILIVTHSMQQASRISDRTAFFLNGELIEYDKTKKIFLDPKEKSTSDYVTGKFG; encoded by the coding sequence ATGACAGAACCTATTTTAGAAGTTAAAGATTTGTCATTGTTCTATGGCAAGAAACAATCATTATTTAATATTAACATGGATTTTTATCCAGGAGAGATAACCGCTTTGATTGGCCCATCAGGGTCAGGAAAATCAACCTTGGTACGCTCGATTAATCGAATGAATGATTTAGTCTCATCTGCTAAAGTGACAGGCAAAATTATGTATAAAGAACAAGATATCTATAGTTCAAAAACTGACATGGTTGAACTCAGAAAAGAGATTGGCATGGTTTTCCAACAACCGAATCCCTTTCCTTTCTCTATTTATGAAAATGTCATCTATGGCTTACGTCTTAAAGGCATCAAAGATAAGGCAGTGCTAGATGAAGCAGTGGAAGAATCACTCAAAGCTGCCAATATCTGGGACGAAGTTAAGGACAAGTTACATAGCTCAGCCTTAGGCCTTTCTGGTGGACAACAACAACGTGTCTGTATTGCGCGTGTCTTAGCTGTTAATCCTAAAATCTTGTTATTGGATGAGCCGACCTCAGCACTCGATCCGATTTCTGCTGGGAAGATAGAAAAGATGCTATTAGATTTAAAAGAAAAATATACGATCCTAATCGTAACGCATTCTATGCAACAAGCGAGTCGTATTTCTGACAGAACAGCTTTCTTCTTAAATGGCGAACTCATTGAGTATGATAAAACTAAGAAAATTTTCTTAGATCCAAAAGAAAAATCAACGTCAGACTATGTTACAGGTAAGTTTGGCTAG
- the phoU gene encoding phosphate signaling complex protein PhoU — MLRTQFEEELNKLHNQFYSMGTQVSAQVNKAVRAFVSHDRDLAEEVIEEDQQVNDQETKLEKKSLEMIALQQPVSHDLRTIITVLKASSDLERMGDHAVSIAKATINLKGEERIHIVEADISLMGERVKSIVDASLNAYIQGDADRAREIASWDDTVNQMYGEIQNKTLTAMEDNKETITTGKDYLMTIIYLERIGDYAKNLCEWIVYLKTGKIVEL, encoded by the coding sequence ATGCTTAGAACACAATTTGAAGAAGAGTTAAATAAACTACATAATCAGTTTTATTCGATGGGTACACAAGTTTCAGCGCAAGTTAACAAAGCGGTTCGTGCCTTCGTGAGTCATGACCGAGACTTAGCTGAGGAAGTAATAGAAGAAGACCAACAGGTCAATGATCAAGAAACAAAGTTAGAGAAAAAATCTCTTGAAATGATTGCTTTGCAACAGCCAGTGAGTCATGACTTACGGACGATTATCACCGTTCTCAAAGCCTCATCTGATTTAGAACGGATGGGTGACCATGCTGTTTCTATCGCAAAAGCAACCATTAACTTAAAAGGTGAAGAGCGGATACACATTGTTGAGGCTGATATCTCATTGATGGGTGAGCGTGTGAAATCGATTGTGGATGCATCCCTTAATGCCTATATTCAAGGTGATGCTGATCGTGCAAGAGAGATTGCCAGCTGGGATGATACGGTCAACCAAATGTATGGTGAGATTCAAAATAAGACCTTAACAGCTATGGAAGACAACAAAGAAACAATCACAACAGGAAAAGATTATCTGATGACGATTATCTATCTAGAGCGCATTGGCGACTATGCTAAAAACCTATGTGAATGGATTGTCTATCTTAAAACAGGTAAAATTGTTGAATTATGA
- a CDS encoding AraC family transcriptional regulator: MRHVGREAKVDTISVKSFRGFLFFSIKAPHTTTDYTLITVLREKKIKTWSDDDWKTFYRLMQTAAYLMSIEQHFPIQVINDETEVANQPTLSNNTFVKQDINTDFQDNYQLELNLVALLKKGNFQAINPLLKKLVSINQSKLSDNPITNKKYKLVAFLTILTRTSIKQGCSANLAYRLSDSLIQDLDNLITEQDFTLFTDHLLIEFSNLNRNIPNTYTSELVNSAIVFIHANIYEKLSNHEIADCLSVHPAYISSLFKKTTGISLHHYIIKEKIFEAQYLLTNTDFTFSIISELLHFTNQSHFCKLFKSYTSYTPKEFRLWF; this comes from the coding sequence ATGAGACATGTAGGCCGCGAGGCAAAGGTTGATACAATATCTGTTAAATCCTTTAGAGGTTTCTTATTTTTTTCGATTAAAGCGCCTCACACAACAACTGACTATACACTCATAACAGTATTGAGAGAAAAGAAAATAAAGACCTGGTCAGATGATGACTGGAAAACGTTTTATAGGCTAATGCAAACAGCTGCCTATCTTATGAGTATAGAACAACATTTCCCCATACAAGTTATCAATGATGAGACCGAGGTAGCCAATCAACCTACCCTCTCAAATAATACCTTTGTTAAACAGGATATCAACACTGATTTTCAAGATAACTACCAGTTAGAGCTGAATCTAGTTGCCCTCTTAAAAAAAGGCAACTTTCAAGCGATTAATCCACTACTCAAAAAACTGGTTTCGATTAATCAGAGTAAGCTTTCTGATAATCCAATAACGAATAAAAAATATAAGCTGGTAGCCTTCTTGACTATTTTGACACGTACCTCTATCAAGCAAGGCTGTTCTGCTAACCTAGCCTATAGATTATCTGATTCACTCATTCAAGACCTTGATAACCTAATAACGGAACAAGACTTTACCTTGTTTACTGATCACTTGTTGATTGAATTTTCAAATTTAAACAGAAATATCCCAAATACCTATACATCCGAACTAGTCAATTCAGCCATCGTATTTATACATGCCAACATTTACGAAAAACTATCCAATCATGAAATTGCTGATTGTCTGTCTGTTCATCCAGCCTATATCTCATCACTATTTAAGAAAACAACAGGTATATCGCTACACCATTATATTATCAAGGAGAAAATATTCGAGGCACAGTATCTACTCACCAATACTGATTTTACATTTTCGATCATTTCAGAACTCCTGCATTTTACTAATCAAAGCCACTTTTGTAAACTATTTAAGTCATATACGAGCTACACGCCAAAAGAATTCCGGCTATGGTTCTAG
- a CDS encoding 3'-5' exonuclease produces MKILEKYVAFDVEFNTVDEVEHLIQVSAVSFENGIEVDAFDSYIYSDVPVNSFVVGLTGITQEKVLTAPKASEALSKLNRFIADLPVIGYNSHKSDLPILLENGLDLTPLYALDVYEVADSMRDNKLHGIKNFQLKSLAEFFGVAEKNAHNALADARMTARVYEAMKDTQDAEKLLAKQNEKSVTDEDNPFAGLAGLF; encoded by the coding sequence ATGAAAATCTTAGAAAAATATGTTGCTTTTGATGTTGAATTTAACACAGTAGATGAGGTTGAGCATCTAATTCAAGTATCGGCTGTTAGCTTTGAAAATGGCATAGAAGTCGATGCATTTGATTCCTATATCTACTCGGATGTGCCTGTCAATTCCTTTGTCGTTGGCCTAACTGGTATTACCCAAGAAAAAGTGTTGACAGCACCAAAAGCGAGTGAGGCACTTAGCAAGTTAAATAGGTTTATTGCTGATTTACCAGTCATTGGCTATAATTCACATAAATCAGACCTACCTATTTTACTTGAAAATGGGCTTGATTTAACACCGCTATATGCTTTGGATGTCTATGAAGTCGCTGACAGTATGCGTGACAATAAATTACATGGTATCAAAAACTTTCAATTAAAATCTTTAGCAGAATTTTTTGGTGTCGCTGAAAAGAATGCGCATAATGCCCTAGCAGATGCCAGAATGACAGCACGTGTCTACGAGGCCATGAAGGATACACAGGACGCAGAAAAATTATTAGCCAAGCAAAATGAAAAATCAGTTACGGATGAAGATAATCCTTTTGCAGGGTTAGCAGGCTTATTTTAG
- a CDS encoding TetR/AcrR family transcriptional regulator, translated as MTDIRILKTRLAIERAMSDLLMEKSFDHITTTELVKRAGISRSSFYTHYQDKYEMIDNYHRAFFSKQAAIFSENDTNLGAAIYELFTFLDTDCPVETALLSENGTREIHMYLIHQIKTFLADVIYPKFTQKSFDRVNLDYRTTYLSQAIFGILQLWIKRGKQESPQEITDILMLMVAYQGHV; from the coding sequence ATGACAGACATTCGCATCCTTAAGACACGACTAGCAATCGAAAGAGCCATGAGCGACTTGCTAATGGAAAAATCATTTGACCATATCACGACGACAGAATTAGTCAAACGTGCAGGGATTAGCCGATCAAGCTTCTACACCCACTACCAAGATAAGTATGAAATGATTGACAACTATCATCGTGCTTTTTTTTCAAAACAAGCCGCTATATTTAGCGAAAATGATACAAATTTAGGTGCTGCCATCTATGAACTGTTTACTTTTCTTGACACAGATTGTCCTGTTGAGACAGCCTTACTTTCTGAGAACGGCACACGTGAAATTCATATGTACTTGATCCATCAAATTAAAACCTTTCTAGCCGATGTTATCTATCCAAAGTTCACTCAAAAATCATTTGATCGTGTTAATCTTGATTATCGGACTACTTACCTTTCACAGGCAATTTTTGGTATCTTACAGCTCTGGATTAAAAGGGGAAAACAAGAAAGTCCACAAGAAATTACAGATATCCTTATGCTAATGGTTGCATATCAAGGGCATGTCTAA